In Magnolia sinica isolate HGM2019 chromosome 12, MsV1, whole genome shotgun sequence, a single genomic region encodes these proteins:
- the LOC131220106 gene encoding disease resistance protein RPS2-like produces the protein MGELQNLKLLDLMKTNSLEMIAPNVISRMTQLEELRMGNSFGKWEVMENGDARQASLAEMASLSRLTVLYIHVKNVECLSQDIPGPWKNLKKFCICVGRDYMNSKAARSIKIENSPCPNAKWVEVLFNRTNELELVHCKGLYNLMMSHELSFNSLKILLIKECGEMEHLLSVEEGEEPPRNVFEHLKEVDLYYLKNLKTFCRGPLPAGSLQNLRKLNISRCNKLINIMPSDLLQNIEELKVSHCHGLVEVFHFQDTSKEDALLSKLRKLQLYNLAELTSIWKGVVPPLGSFHHLEYLNVGHCKRLRYVVSPALAQILQQLKNLRIGECEKMEKLIGVEVDESTTASLSSSSGSRQSELTCSLHSLPHGTMFPNLETLYIYKCDGLQNLFSSSVAQGLWQLNCLSIIDCKGMEAIIAKEADDVVVDQGMLPRLRTLELQGLEQLTSFYQGVRDRYQDLKC, from the coding sequence ATGGGTGAGTTACAGAATCTAAAGCTCTTGGATTTGATGAAAACGAATTCTCTTGAAATGATAGCACCAAATGTCATATCAAGGATGACTCAGTTAGAGGAACTGCGAATGGGAAATAGCTTTGGCAAGTGGGAAGTTATGGAAAATGGAGATGCAAGACAAGCAAGCTTAGCAGAGATGGCATCCTTGTCTCGGCTAACTGTTTTATACATCCATGTGAAAAATGTTGAATGCTTGTCTCAGGACATCCCTGGTCCATGGAAAAACCTAAAGAAATTCTGCATATGTGTGGGAAGAGATTACATGAACAGCAAAGCAGCAAGGAGTATAAAAATTGAGAATTCACCATGTCCAAATGCAAAGTGGGTTGAGGTGCTATTTAACAGAACCAACGAGCTAGAATTAGTGCATTGTAAGGGTCTTTACAATCTCATGATGTCACATGAACTAAGTTTCAATAGCTTAAAGATCCTCCTTATCAAAGAATGTGGTGAAATGGAACATTTGTTAAgtgtggaagaaggagaagagccTCCTCGAAATGTATTCGAGCATTTGAAGGAGGTGGATCTGTATTACTTAAAGAACCTAAAGACGTTCTGCCGGGGCCCACTTCCAGCCGGTTCCCTCCAAAACCTGAGAAAGCTCAACATATCTCGTTGTAATAAATTAATCAATATTATGCCATCTGATCTGCTCCAGAATATAGAAGAACTCAAAGTAAGTCACTGCCATGGGTTGGTGGAAGTCTTTCACTTCCAAGATACCTCAAAAGAAGATGCCCTACTTTCAAAATTAAGGAAACTTCAATTGTATAATCTAGCAGAACTGACAAGTATTTGGAAGGGGGTCGTACCTCCTCTTGGTAGCTTCCACCATTTAGAGTACCTAAATGTCGGCCATTGCAAGAGACTGAGATATGTCGTCTCACCTGCTCTGGCACAAATACTTCAACAATTAAAGAACCTTCGCATTGGGGAGTGTGAGAAGATGGAGAAATTGATAGGTGTAGAAGTAGATGAGAGCACAActgcatcattatcatcatcatcagggTCAAGGCAATCAGAACTGACGTGTTCCCTTCACTCACTTCCACATGGAACAATGTTCCCCAACCTTGAAACATTGTACATTTATAAATGTGATGGCCTCCAAAATCTCTTTTCGTCGAGTGTTGCGCAAGGTCTCTGGCAACTCAATTGTCTCTCTATCATCGATTGCAAGGGAATGGAGGCGATAATAGCCAAAGAGGCAGACGATGTAGTGGTGGATCAAGGCATGCTTCCAAGGTTAAGGACATTAGAATTACAAGGGTTAGAACAGCTAACAAGCTTCTACCAAGGagttagggatcgataccaagacctcaagtgttga
- the LOC131220107 gene encoding probable disease resistance protein At4g27220, with translation MIGVYGMGGVGKTTLMKQVARKVNSEELFQEAIMMTLTQKPELKTIQGEIAEQLGLELKEESQVVRAGKLLERLKQELLNSKKILLIFDNLWKRLELDDVGIPLEWNIRGCKIAFTTRKVEVCSHMKSQAKIPVNVLSEEDAWHLFKEKAGDAIDSFELNVVAKEVVKECGGLPLAIITLGMALQDKDKKVWDDALLQLQRSNPTNIKGMDRKVFSSLEMSYSYLESKEAQLCFLFCCLFPEGYSVDEDEMMKYGIGEGLFKNVNTLEEASCRVHMLFDKLKASCLLLEGNKSNSVKMHDIVRDVALSIAARAEHGFLVRAKVGLKEWPDIENVQECKRISLADNEICRLPNQIECPRLLTLLLDGNHSLKEIPNCFFQGMNSLKVLDICDMDISMLPPSLECLKNLRTLWLDRCPQLKDITLIGRLKKLEILCLKKTGICELTEKMGELQNLKLLDLMKTNSLEMIAPNVISRMTQLEELRMGNSFGKWEVMENGDARQASLAEMASLSRLTVLYIHVKNVECLSQDIPGPWKNLKKFHICVGRDYTDSKSARSIKIENLPCSIGNWVEVLFKRTNELELVSCGGTENLMQSHELSFNNLEILIIKECGEMEYFVSAEEEETPWNVFKHLKELTLDELINLKSFCRGPLPAGSLQNLRKLKIFRCNKLINIKPSDLPQSLEKLKVSHCDELVEVFHFQGTSKEYALLSKLRKLKLNDLPELTSIWKGAVPPLGSLHHLEYLTVEDCKRLRYLLSLALAERLQQLKLLHIWECEKMETLIGVEEEEITTASLSSSSGSRQFELMCTPHSLPHGGMFPNLQTLDIQECHGFQNLFSLSVAQCLWKLQRLSIINCNGMEAIIAKGADDEVVDQGMLPRLRTLELQGLEQLTSFYQGVGVLFDWPSLEYLEVWECQNFKNIQMGPHSAPNLKRIYSTAEWLEVELEDESLKARIQTLIYPPL, from the coding sequence CAGGGAAGCTGTTAGAGAGATTGAAGCAGGAGCTGTTGAATAGCAAGAAGATCCTTTTAATCTTTGATAATCTTTGGAAAAGGTTGGAGCTAGACGACGTAGGAATCCCTTTGGAATGGAATATTAGGGGTTGTAAGATTGCATTTACTACACGAAAAGTGGAAGTATGCAGTCACATGAAGAGCCAAGCAAAGATCCCTGTCAATGTGTTATCAGAAGAAGATGCATGGCATCTATTCAAGGAAAAGGCAGGTGATGCTATCGACTCCTTTGAATTGAATGTTGTGGCAAAAGAAGTTGTCAAGGAATGTGGGGGCTTGCCTCTAGCGATTATCACACTTGGAATGGCATTACAAGATAAGGATAAAAAAGTGTGGGATGATGCACTACTACAATTACAGAGGTCGAATCCTACAAACATCAAGGGTATGGATCGGAAGGTGTTCTCTTCTTTGGAGATGAGTTACAGTTACTTAGAAAGTAAGGAGGCTCAGTTATGTTTCTTGTTTTGTTGTTTATTTCCAGAAGGTTATTCTGTTGATGAGGATGAGATGATGAAATATGGAATTGGGGAAGGTCTCTTCAAGAATGTTAATACGTTGGAGGAAGCATCATGCAGAGTTCATATGTTGTTCGACAAACTTAAGGCTTCATGCTTGTTGCTAGAAGGAAATAAATCAAACTCCGTAAAAATGCATGATATTGTACGAGACGTCGCCTTATCAATAGCAGCAAGAGCTGAGCATGGGTTTTTGGTAAGAGCCAAAGTAGGTTTGAAAGAGTGGCCAGATATTGAAAATGTGCAGGAATGTAAGAGGATTTCTTTAGCAGACAATGAAATTTGTAGACTTCCTAATCAAATTGAGTGTCCTCGGCTCTTAACCTTGCTTTTGGATGGTAATCATTCTTTGAAAGAGATTCCCAATTGTTTCTTTCAAGGGATGAATTCCCTTAAAGTTTTGGATATATGTGACATGGATATCTCAATGTTGCCCCCATCACTGGAGTGCCTAAAAAACCTTCGGACGCTGTGGTTGGATAGATGTCCTCAGTTAAAAGACATAACTCTTATTGGCAGATTGAAGAAGCTAGAAATACTTTGCTTAAAAAAAACTGGCATATGTGAACTGACAGAAAAAATGGGTGAGTTACAGAATCTAAAGCTCTTGGATTTGATGAAAACGAATTCTCTTGAAATGATAGCACCAAATGTCATATCAAGGATGACTCAGTTAGAGGAACTGCGAATGGGAAATAGCTTTGGCAAGTGGGAAGTTATGGAAAATGGAGATGCAAGACAAGCAAGCTTAGCAGAGATGGCATCCTTGTCTCGGCTAACTGTTTTATACATCCATGTGAAAAATGTTGAATGCTTGTCTCAGGACATCCCTGGTCCATGGAAAAACCTGAAGAAATTCCATATATGTGTGGGTAGAGATTACACAGACAGCAAATCAGCAAGGAGTATAAAAATTGAGAATTTACCATGTTCAATTGGAAATTGGGTTGAGGTGTTGTTTAAGAGAACAAACGAGCTAGAATTAGTGAGCTGTGGGGGTACTGAGAATCTCATGCAATCACATGAACTAAGTTTCAACAATTTAGAGATCCTCATTATCAAAGAATGTGGTGAAATGGAATATTTTGTAAGTGCGGAAGAAGAAGAGACTCCATGGAATGTATTCAAGCATTTGAAGGAGCTGACGCTAGATGAGTTAATAAATCTAAAGTCATTCTGCCGGGGCCCACTTCCAGCCGGTTCCCTCCAAAACCTGAGAAAGTTAAAAATATTCCGTTGTAATAAATTAATCAATATCAAGCCATCTGATCTGCCTCAGAGTCTGGAGAAATTGAAAGTAAGTCATTGCGATGAGTTAGTGGAAGTCTTTCACTTCCAGGGGACCTCAAAAGAATATGCTCTACTTTCAAAATTAAGGAAACTCAAATTGAATGATCTACCAGAACTGACAAGTATTTGGAAGGGGGCTGTACCTCCTCTTGGTAGCCTCCACCATTTAGAGTACCTAACCGTTGAAGATTGCAAGAGACTGAGATATCTCCTCTCGCTTGCGCTGGCAGAAAGACTTCAGCAATTAAAGTTGCTTCACATTTGGGAGTGCGAGAAGATGGAGACATTGATAGgggtagaagaagaagagatcacaACTGCATCATTATCGTCATCGTCAGGGTCAAGGCAGTTTGAACTGATGTGTACTCCTCACTCACTTCCACATGGAGGAATGTTCCCTAACCTCCAAACATTGGACATTCAAGAATGTCATGGTTTCCAGAATCTCTTTTCATTGAGTGTCGCGCAATGTCTCTGGAAACTCCAACGTCTCTCTATCATCAATTGCAATGGAATGGAGGCGATAATAGCCAAGGGGGCGGACGATGAAGTGGTGGATCAAGGCATGCTTCCAAGGTTAAGGACATTAGAATTACAAGGGTTAGAACAGCTAACAAGCTTCTACCAAGGAGTTGGCGTACTTTTCGATTGGCCTTCTTTAGAATATCTTGAGGTGTGGGAGTGTCAGAATTTCAAGAACATTCAAATGGGACCTCACAGCGCTCCAAACCTAAAGAGGATCTATTCAACCGCGGAATGGTTGGAGGTGGAGTTGGAAGACGAGAGCCTTAAAGCCCGTATTCAAACCCTTATTTATCCGCCACTGTGA